One Candidatus Binatia bacterium genomic window, CTGTCCGCCCCACGAATGGACGATGTTCTGCGCGACGAACAGTCCGATCCCCGTGCCTTCGCCCACCGCCTTCGTCGTAAAGAGAGGTTCGAAAACCCGACGCTGGAGATCCGGGGGAATTCCGCACCCGGTATCGGAAATGTCGATCCGCACCTTCTCTCGGAGGTCTCGGACCTTGATTTCGATGCGGTTCTGGTTTGTCGCTCCAACCGGGATCGAGTGTGCCGCATTGACGAGCAGGTTGACGAGAACCTGGTCGAGCCGCGAGGCGTCGGCGCGGATGAAAAGATCGGGCGTACAATCGGCCCGAAATGATGCACGATTCCGGATCTCGGCCGCGACCAGCCGTGAAACGCGCTCGATTGCAGGAAGCACAGCTACGGATCCAAGCTCTTCCGAACTTCCACGAGAAAAAAGCCTGAGATCCTGTACGAGGTTCACAACACGCTCCAAAGCCTCGAGCGCCGCCCCCACCGCCTTTTCGGCGCGGTCTTCCGTAAGTTGCCCCATGCGAAGCAACTCGAGATTTCCAAGCACTGCCGTGAGAGGGTTGTTGATCTCGTGTGCGAGGCCAGCCGCGAGATTCCCCATGGACGCGGCGCGCTCGGTCCTCACCAGACGCTCTTGCAGGTAGGCGCGTCGTTCGATCTCCTCCTTCAGTTCGAGATTGGCTGCTTCCAGCAAGTGACGCGAGAATAGGCGCTGACTGGCGAGCGCCGAGAGGATGATGCCGATCGCCAACACGGCCGAGAGTCGGTTGGCGAGGCTTTGCTCCGCGTGACGCGCTGGCGGGATGCGATCGGCGATCTCGAAGCCGTACTGGGGAGCGAACCAGAACAGCAACATGATCAGACCGACGAGGAGGGCGAACACCCAACCGGCTCGAGCGTCGACGAGAAGGCCCGCCAGGATCGGGAACACGTAGAGCCACCCAAAATTCGGGTCGTAGAA contains:
- a CDS encoding ATP-binding protein; this translates as MDSSEIESAEETRRLRVLTIVTLMTSAMAPFFVYQYISLGIPEVSGMVVFTVVGSIGSVLWARSHADSRRGGWLVTSLLFSLLVFSNLYSGGFYDPNFGWLYVFPILAGLLVDARAGWVFALLVGLIMLLFWFAPQYGFEIADRIPPARHAEQSLANRLSAVLAIGIILSALASQRLFSRHLLEAANLELKEEIERRAYLQERLVRTERAASMGNLAAGLAHEINNPLTAVLGNLELLRMGQLTEDRAEKAVGAALEALERVVNLVQDLRLFSRGSSEELGSVAVLPAIERVSRLVAAEIRNRASFRADCTPDLFIRADASRLDQVLVNLLVNAAHSIPVGATNQNRIEIKVRDLREKVRIDISDTGCGIPPDLQRRVFEPLFTTKAVGEGTGIGLFVAQNIVHSWGGQITVTSTPGDGSTFSVLLDRADPGSEVERSAEDTTISQKAISTVPRRILIADDDVSVLDYLCNAFPFDDITTAKNGRTALERMLREEYDVVLCDLMMPELTGYDVLDEVRRRQPELEARIIFMTAGLLPGRVDETFSPTSNPLIEKPFSIQELEHLIAQLPRKSVGRGTGKQGGEG